A genomic region of Janthinobacterium lividum contains the following coding sequences:
- a CDS encoding GNAT family N-acetyltransferase: MSLEIRIATSTDAFEACNVLRRSIVECCSLDHRDDPAILEAWLGNKTPQMVACWFASPTNFSLVAVEAGAVVGVGLLTRAGKLALCYLLPEAQGRGAGKALVEQLEAQAREWGIKALQLHSTASSQAFFVKQGYVEAGNVRSPYGVETIFCWKQIDPTGIASGDPKRKRFCNCNSA, translated from the coding sequence ATGAGTCTTGAAATTCGTATTGCAACATCGACCGACGCTTTCGAGGCGTGCAACGTATTACGACGCTCCATCGTCGAATGCTGCAGCCTCGATCACCGGGACGATCCGGCCATCCTGGAAGCCTGGCTGGGCAATAAAACACCGCAGATGGTGGCGTGCTGGTTTGCGTCGCCGACTAATTTTTCGCTGGTCGCAGTCGAGGCGGGCGCCGTTGTCGGCGTCGGCTTGCTGACGCGCGCCGGCAAGCTGGCCCTGTGCTACCTGCTGCCCGAGGCGCAAGGCCGCGGCGCCGGCAAGGCGCTGGTGGAGCAGCTGGAAGCGCAGGCGCGCGAGTGGGGCATCAAGGCCCTGCAACTGCACAGCACGGCCAGCAGCCAGGCCTTTTTCGTCAAGCAGGGTTATGTCGAGGCGGGCAATGTGCGTTCGCCATATGGCGTGGAAACGATTTTTTGCTGGAAACAGATTGATCCCACGGGCATCGCTAGCGGCGACCCCAAGCGCAAGCGCTTTTGCAACTGCAATTCGGCCTGA
- the flgL gene encoding flagellar hook-associated protein FlgL has protein sequence MRVASSQYQSLINISLQQNQERINFLTQQMSSGLRIQLPSDDPIGNVRISRLTREQAMVTQYQDNIATVKVRLLKNENYLSSMVTDMGQARDLLVWAADGSNTPGDLNAMTQSLTAMRDSVLYTANLKDQEGRYMFSGTATDQPAIKYDPTAAAGSRYSYIGNTDTQTVVVGNGVTQAANVDVKNLEVWLNKIDQVITTLGTPGVNPNDPAVRAIVNDGLGGTDDGMDLLSGKIAIFGGAQNILTTLSGNLANVSLSNNSALLDLKKTDMGAAAIELTGYQTALQATYKAYTKVGTISLFDLL, from the coding sequence ATGCGTGTCGCCAGTAGCCAGTACCAATCGCTGATCAATATTTCGCTTCAGCAAAATCAGGAACGCATCAACTTCCTGACGCAGCAAATGTCTTCCGGCTTGCGCATCCAGCTGCCATCGGACGATCCGATCGGCAACGTGCGCATTTCGCGCCTGACGCGCGAGCAAGCCATGGTCACGCAGTACCAGGACAATATCGCCACAGTGAAAGTGCGCCTGCTGAAGAATGAAAACTACCTGTCGAGCATGGTCACCGACATGGGCCAGGCGCGCGACTTGCTGGTATGGGCCGCCGACGGCAGCAATACCCCGGGCGACCTGAATGCGATGACGCAATCGCTGACGGCCATGCGCGACAGCGTGCTGTACACGGCCAACCTGAAAGACCAGGAAGGCCGCTACATGTTTTCCGGCACAGCGACCGACCAGCCCGCAATCAAGTACGACCCGACGGCAGCCGCCGGCTCGCGCTACAGCTACATCGGCAACACCGACACGCAGACCGTGGTAGTGGGCAATGGCGTGACGCAGGCGGCCAACGTCGACGTGAAGAACCTGGAAGTGTGGCTCAACAAGATCGACCAGGTCATCACCACGCTCGGCACGCCAGGCGTCAACCCCAACGACCCGGCAGTGCGCGCTATCGTCAACGACGGCCTGGGCGGCACCGATGATGGCATGGATTTGCTTTCTGGCAAGATCGCCATCTTCGGCGGCGCGCAAAACATCCTCACCACGCTGTCCGGCAACCTGGCCAATGTGTCGCTGTCGAACAATTCGGCCCTGCTGGACCTGAAAAAGACCGACATGGGCGCGGCGGCGATTGAACTGACCGGCTACCAGACGGCCTTGCAGGCAACCTATAAAGCCTACACCAAGGTTGGCACTATTTCCCTGTTTGATCTTCTCTGA
- a CDS encoding flagellar biosynthesis protein FlgJ — MEMNVNDSSSALPSALDDRSPAAATPADPRYAAKATEAAVKFEAFFISHMLRQMRSGTREMAGEDSVFKDPINNDMLEMADNLVADKMAGQRAFGIADAILRQLLPAASTPVAAKSTVKTDNIAAPLNKSV; from the coding sequence ATGGAAATGAATGTAAACGACAGCAGCAGCGCCCTGCCCTCGGCGCTCGACGACCGCTCCCCTGCCGCCGCCACGCCGGCTGATCCGCGCTACGCGGCCAAGGCCACCGAGGCGGCCGTCAAGTTCGAAGCGTTCTTCATCTCGCACATGCTGCGCCAGATGCGTTCGGGCACGCGCGAGATGGCGGGCGAAGACAGCGTCTTCAAGGATCCCATCAACAACGACATGCTGGAAATGGCCGACAACCTGGTGGCCGACAAGATGGCCGGCCAGCGCGCCTTCGGCATCGCCGACGCCATCCTGCGCCAGCTGCTGCCGGCGGCCAGCACCCCGGTGGCAGCCAAAAGCACTGTCAAGACCGACAATATTGCAGCGCCGCTTAATAAATCCGTCTGA
- a CDS encoding LysR family transcriptional regulator, with amino-acid sequence MKLSSHNIELFLAVVDGGSFSAAARALRRAPSAVSMAMANIEAELGITLFDRGAREAVPTPAALALIPHARLIAEQLKQLHLHVQELSQGLESRISLGIAAELDHTPFLAAVRALSQRHPLLDIEVLTAPQDDVLDMLHRGRISACMAFAGGRINHEEQFQLVGSDALLAIISTQHPPSAAGQPLYIEELVNLRQIIVASRELDLADARPVVGLSYWRTDSLPMALAMVEAGLGWGNFAASAIQHSLAAGRVRCVAFKNTGNGLVVPIHLVWMKDRPLGMAARSFLQLLSEAA; translated from the coding sequence ATGAAACTTTCCAGCCATAACATCGAACTGTTCCTGGCCGTCGTCGACGGCGGCTCGTTCTCGGCTGCCGCGCGCGCCTTGCGGCGGGCGCCGTCGGCCGTCAGCATGGCGATGGCCAATATCGAGGCGGAACTGGGCATCACCCTGTTCGACCGCGGCGCGCGCGAAGCGGTGCCCACCCCGGCCGCGCTGGCCCTGATACCGCACGCGCGCCTGATCGCCGAGCAGTTGAAACAGTTGCACCTGCACGTGCAGGAATTGTCGCAGGGACTGGAAAGCCGCATTTCGCTGGGCATCGCGGCCGAGCTCGACCATACTCCCTTCCTGGCCGCCGTGCGCGCGCTGTCGCAGCGCCATCCCTTGCTCGATATCGAGGTGCTGACGGCGCCGCAGGACGATGTGCTCGACATGCTGCACCGGGGCCGCATCAGCGCCTGCATGGCTTTCGCAGGCGGGCGCATCAATCACGAGGAGCAGTTCCAGCTGGTCGGCAGCGATGCCTTGCTGGCGATTATTTCCACCCAGCATCCGCCCAGCGCGGCGGGCCAGCCCTTGTATATCGAGGAATTGGTGAACTTGCGCCAGATCATCGTGGCCAGCCGCGAACTCGACCTGGCCGATGCGCGCCCCGTGGTGGGGCTGTCCTATTGGCGCACGGACAGTTTGCCGATGGCGCTGGCCATGGTGGAAGCGGGACTGGGCTGGGGCAACTTTGCCGCCTCGGCCATCCAGCATTCTCTGGCGGCGGGGCGGGTGCGCTGCGTGGCGTTCAAGAATACGGGCAATGGCCTGGTCGTGCCCATCCACCTGGTGTGGATGAAGGACCGGCCGCTGGGCATGGCGGCGCGGTCTTTTCTTCAGTTGCTCAGCGAAGCAGCCTGA
- a CDS encoding YcbK family protein produces the protein MASRRNFLHHGMGLAALGLVATPLIGCASRTAAPASASASAKPRAPRTAVPPQPTQLASIDRSITSQSRQAITEMEPPPDIFDAQALDLEFWLKPRTLEVVRPASNEKAKLLYWKDGEVIDSAYQELCHLLRDVNGKKTAPIDPKLLETLWGTQAFVARYGIEQPLEILSGYRTAESNSRLREAGVPAARQSLHISGRAADIRVANLNAEVLGSLVRSFKQGGVGFYYRNGPRGGWIHADTGLQRTWKG, from the coding sequence ATGGCATCGCGCAGAAATTTTCTACACCACGGTATGGGCCTGGCCGCGCTGGGCCTGGTTGCCACTCCTCTCATCGGCTGCGCCTCGCGCACGGCCGCTCCCGCCTCGGCTTCGGCCAGCGCCAAGCCGCGCGCGCCGCGCACGGCCGTGCCGCCGCAGCCGACGCAACTGGCCAGCATCGACCGCTCGATCACGTCGCAGTCGCGCCAGGCCATCACCGAGATGGAACCGCCACCCGACATTTTCGATGCGCAGGCGCTGGACCTGGAATTCTGGCTCAAGCCCCGCACCCTGGAAGTGGTGCGCCCGGCCAGCAATGAAAAGGCCAAGCTGCTGTACTGGAAAGATGGCGAAGTCATCGATTCGGCCTACCAGGAACTGTGTCACTTGCTGCGCGACGTGAACGGCAAGAAGACGGCGCCCATCGATCCGAAACTGCTGGAAACCCTGTGGGGCACGCAAGCGTTCGTGGCCCGCTACGGCATCGAGCAGCCGCTGGAGATTTTGTCGGGCTACCGCACGGCCGAGTCGAACAGCAGGCTGCGCGAAGCGGGCGTGCCGGCCGCGCGCCAGTCGCTGCACATCTCGGGCCGCGCCGCCGACATCCGCGTGGCGAATCTGAACGCGGAAGTGCTCGGTTCGCTGGTGCGCAGCTTCAAGCAGGGCGGCGTGGGCTTCTATTACCGCAACGGCCCGCGTGGTGGCTGGATACATGCGGATACCGGACTCCAGCGCACCTGGAAAGGCTAA
- a CDS encoding class II glutamine amidotransferase gives MCQLLAMNSSKPAALGFSFAGFAERGGRTDEHRDGWGIAYHSSSGCTLLTDHLAAIDSPLAAQVQQHPVKAKNIVAHIRKATQGRIAQENTHPFARDLWGKTWSFAHNGDLKTWRAPANAHYRASGDTDSEQAFCHLLATLRTQFPLGEPTRADLRAAIAEVAKDIAAHGTFNFILSDGELLFAHCSTHLHYVIREYPFSVAQLIDCERSIDFRQHNHLDDRIAVIATHPLTQNEDWLAFAPGELKLFTGGTLLPADDAAPQGVYIQISY, from the coding sequence ATGTGCCAGTTACTCGCAATGAACAGCAGCAAGCCTGCGGCGCTGGGATTTTCCTTTGCCGGCTTTGCCGAACGGGGCGGACGCACGGACGAGCACCGCGACGGCTGGGGCATCGCCTATCATTCCAGCAGCGGCTGCACCCTGCTGACGGATCACCTGGCGGCCATCGATTCGCCGCTGGCGGCCCAGGTGCAGCAGCATCCCGTGAAGGCGAAAAACATCGTCGCGCACATCCGCAAGGCCACGCAAGGCCGCATCGCCCAGGAAAATACCCACCCGTTCGCCCGCGACCTGTGGGGCAAGACCTGGTCCTTCGCCCACAATGGGGACTTGAAAACGTGGCGTGCGCCCGCCAATGCGCACTACCGCGCCAGCGGCGACACGGACAGCGAACAAGCCTTCTGCCACCTGCTGGCCACCTTGCGCACGCAGTTTCCCCTCGGTGAACCCACGCGCGCCGACTTGCGCGCCGCCATCGCCGAGGTCGCCAAGGACATTGCGGCGCACGGCACCTTCAATTTCATCCTGTCGGACGGCGAACTGCTGTTTGCCCACTGTTCCACGCACTTGCACTATGTGATACGCGAATACCCGTTTTCCGTGGCGCAACTGATCGACTGCGAGCGCAGCATCGACTTTCGCCAGCACAACCACCTGGACGACAGGATCGCCGTCATCGCCACGCATCCGCTGACGCAAAACGAGGATTGGCTGGCGTTCGCTCCCGGCGAACTGAAACTGTTTACGGGCGGCACCTTGCTGCCGGCGGATGATGCCGCGCCACAAGGCGTGTATATCCAGATCAGTTACTGA
- a CDS encoding EAL domain-containing protein → MPFPVLKNYLARLSHQTQAGTSVWLDGEGRALGRFFNCTMTSAFQPLRELESGKLVAFEGLARSVSKADEGLSLWRLLDHAASDDESVELDRLCRMLHAINFFRQAEAEQADLYLNVHDRLLSAVSSNHGHAFQRILDALGLPIERIVLQLPTVTPNQGWLLNYVADNYRRNGFRLAINVANVHEATGMLERLHPHAFKLDAGNLSDEQAVASFVTVCHAAKIRVIFKRLDTPAALAALQRVAAITGLPIVAQGYLLDKPLTALAQAKGAGASVAAAA, encoded by the coding sequence ATGCCATTTCCCGTCCTGAAAAATTACCTGGCCCGCCTGTCGCATCAAACCCAGGCCGGCACCAGCGTCTGGCTCGACGGGGAGGGCCGGGCGCTGGGGCGCTTTTTCAATTGCACCATGACCAGCGCCTTCCAGCCGCTGCGCGAACTGGAAAGCGGCAAGCTGGTGGCGTTCGAAGGACTGGCGCGCAGCGTATCGAAGGCGGACGAGGGCTTGTCGCTGTGGCGCTTGCTCGATCACGCGGCCAGCGACGATGAATCCGTGGAGCTGGACCGGCTGTGCCGCATGCTGCATGCCATTAATTTTTTCCGGCAGGCGGAAGCGGAGCAGGCCGACCTGTACCTGAATGTGCATGACCGCCTGCTGAGCGCCGTCAGCAGCAATCACGGCCACGCTTTCCAGCGCATCCTCGACGCGCTGGGCTTGCCCATCGAGCGCATCGTGCTGCAATTGCCGACGGTCACGCCGAACCAGGGCTGGCTGCTCAACTACGTGGCCGACAATTACCGCCGCAACGGTTTCCGCCTGGCCATCAACGTGGCCAACGTGCATGAGGCAACGGGCATGCTGGAGCGCTTGCACCCGCATGCGTTCAAGCTCGACGCGGGCAACCTCAGCGACGAGCAAGCCGTCGCCAGCTTCGTCACTGTGTGCCATGCGGCGAAAATCCGCGTCATTTTCAAGCGCCTCGACACGCCGGCCGCGCTGGCCGCGCTGCAACGCGTCGCCGCCATCACGGGCTTGCCCATCGTGGCCCAGGGTTATCTGCTCGACAAGCCATTGACGGCGCTGGCGCAGGCGAAAGGCGCCGGCGCCTCCGTCGCGGCTGCCGCCTGA
- a CDS encoding glycosyltransferase family 9 protein, which produces MIKTAARLISYALLDKSGKHPLDLAKVRKVLILRNDKIGDMIVTTALLRELKKNYPHWQIDVAASSANRAVLADNPHVGEILIWDKQPLLRDLRTTIAELRRRRYDVIFNPYNRFSIPLLLRIKWLGARYLTGFAIPKYGTSTANLGMFDHTVPCDRSRHILHSYFATFGQFELRDIDMRYELFGVDAHAARVDAACDTLLRTHEGLFCLNFQGSNAQRTVSVADAQRCCAALAARYPRHALLVIAAPGSEARAAEIVRGAGHANVMAAPPTGHILELAALIRRCELVLSPDTSVIHIASAYDRKIVGYYIRTDNYRWFYPASRHYRVILAPGLTLATVSAAETLAAVEQLMQDDGQAQATLQAAG; this is translated from the coding sequence TTGATAAAGACCGCCGCCCGGCTGATCAGCTACGCCCTGCTGGACAAATCCGGCAAGCACCCCCTCGATCTCGCCAAGGTGCGCAAGGTATTAATTTTGCGCAACGACAAGATCGGCGACATGATCGTCACCACGGCCCTGCTGCGCGAACTGAAGAAAAACTATCCGCACTGGCAGATCGATGTGGCCGCCAGCAGCGCCAACCGGGCCGTGCTCGCCGATAATCCGCATGTCGGCGAAATCCTCATCTGGGACAAGCAGCCGCTGCTGCGCGACTTGCGCACCACCATCGCCGAGCTGCGCCGACGCCGCTATGACGTCATCTTCAACCCCTACAACCGCTTTTCGATTCCCTTGCTGCTGCGCATCAAATGGCTGGGTGCGCGCTATTTGACGGGCTTTGCCATTCCCAAGTACGGCACTTCGACGGCGAATCTGGGCATGTTCGACCATACGGTGCCCTGCGACCGCAGCCGCCACATCCTGCACAGCTATTTCGCCACGTTCGGGCAATTTGAGCTGCGCGACATCGATATGCGCTATGAACTGTTCGGCGTGGATGCGCACGCGGCACGGGTCGACGCCGCCTGCGATACCCTGCTGCGCACGCATGAAGGCTTGTTTTGCCTGAATTTCCAGGGCAGCAATGCGCAACGCACGGTCAGCGTGGCCGATGCCCAGCGCTGCTGCGCGGCCCTGGCGGCGCGCTACCCGCGCCATGCGCTGCTGGTGATCGCCGCGCCGGGCAGCGAGGCGCGCGCCGCCGAGATCGTGCGCGGCGCCGGCCATGCCAACGTGATGGCCGCGCCGCCCACCGGCCACATCCTGGAGCTGGCGGCCCTGATCCGCCGCTGCGAACTGGTGCTGTCGCCCGACACGTCGGTGATCCACATCGCCTCGGCGTATGACAGGAAAATCGTCGGCTACTACATCCGCACCGACAACTACCGCTGGTTCTATCCGGCCAGCCGCCATTACCGCGTGATCCTGGCGCCCGGCCTGACCCTGGCCACGGTCAGCGCCGCCGAGACCCTGGCCGCCGTGGAACAGTTGATGCAGGACGATGGGCAGGCGCAAGCGACGCTTCAAGCCGCCGGCTGA
- a CDS encoding PACE efflux transporter has translation MQGIKRKIVYVTAFEIIGMAISTLWLTLLSGESPTSTGPLAIMITTIAVIWNLLYNTAFEYWEIRQVSRTRTVWRRILHAIGFQITLVIYLIPLIAWWLNISLWQAFVLDFALMLIIPCYSFIFNYFFDGLFGVPLSAQQPKEEATDVQAASLSN, from the coding sequence ATGCAAGGCATTAAACGCAAAATCGTCTACGTCACCGCTTTTGAAATCATCGGCATGGCCATTTCCACGCTCTGGCTGACCCTGCTTTCGGGCGAATCGCCCACCAGCACGGGGCCGCTGGCCATCATGATCACCACCATCGCCGTGATCTGGAACCTGCTCTACAACACCGCATTCGAATACTGGGAAATCCGGCAAGTGTCGCGCACGCGCACGGTCTGGCGCCGCATCCTGCATGCGATCGGCTTCCAGATCACGCTGGTCATCTACCTGATCCCGCTGATCGCCTGGTGGCTGAACATCAGCCTGTGGCAAGCCTTCGTGCTCGATTTCGCGCTGATGCTGATCATCCCGTGCTACAGCTTCATTTTTAACTATTTCTTCGACGGCCTGTTCGGCGTGCCCCTGTCGGCGCAGCAGCCGAAGGAAGAAGCCACTGACGTTCAGGCTGCTTCGCTGAGCAACTGA
- a CDS encoding putative bifunctional diguanylate cyclase/phosphodiesterase gives MDIPPLAVPDPDSSQHSHDGVLGHAAPLLDDGVFSPERMKAEREQAYFNDLYLLAPVAYFVLGLDGAIVQVNLVAAELFGLVRERLGHVLFRSYVHEAFRHDFEQFVQRVLNSSEPERIQLQVRLRLGAREAGLPVSLLGSADPNGQALRLVLEQAEGKLAALERSEERFRRIVHGAEEGIWEIDAQALTSFVNPKMAHMLGCQIEDMLGQPLAAFMDDEGRAILERNIARRQDGIAERHEFKFLRRDGSTLWATLATNPIFDSSGTYLGALALVSDITAQRAASERIWRQANFDPLTGLPNRHMFLDRLQHEARHASREGGCLALLFIDLDHFKQVNDRLGHEKGDMLLRQAALRISERVRATDTVARLGGDEFTVILAGVGQLGGIERVLQELTTALALPFVLDGDTAQVSASVGVALYPADAEATETLLRHADQAMYAAKSAGRNGYSYFTPALQQAADLRRATVREMRLALAQEQFEVHYQPIIRLCDGAIERAEALLRWRHPLRGLLVPADFIAFAEANGLIIDIGEWVFQQVVRQARQWQGEHGGPFPICINKSPAEFRCDAALYQDWGNALARAGLAPDAIVIETTEAVLLDKARQVGDRLRQFRAMGLALALDDFGSGQVSLGCIKKADIDFLKIDRSLVGELGRDDAGLGLCEAIIALAQRLGVKVVAEGVETASQRDLLRAAGCDYAQGYFFSRALLAGQMDGLLAAQPAA, from the coding sequence ATGGACATACCACCGCTCGCGGTACCTGATCCGGATTCCTCCCAGCACAGCCATGACGGCGTGTTGGGGCATGCCGCGCCCCTGCTTGACGATGGCGTCTTCAGTCCGGAACGGATGAAGGCCGAACGCGAGCAAGCCTATTTCAACGATTTATACCTGCTGGCGCCTGTCGCCTATTTCGTGCTCGGCCTCGATGGCGCGATCGTGCAGGTCAACCTGGTGGCGGCCGAATTGTTCGGCCTGGTGCGCGAGCGCCTTGGCCACGTGCTGTTCCGTTCGTATGTCCACGAGGCGTTCCGCCACGATTTCGAGCAGTTCGTGCAGCGCGTGCTCAATAGCAGCGAGCCCGAGCGCATCCAGCTGCAGGTACGGCTGCGCCTTGGCGCGCGCGAGGCGGGCTTGCCCGTCAGCCTGCTGGGCAGCGCAGATCCGAACGGCCAGGCGCTGCGCCTGGTGCTGGAGCAGGCCGAGGGCAAGCTGGCTGCGCTCGAACGCAGCGAAGAGCGCTTCCGGCGCATCGTGCACGGCGCCGAGGAGGGTATCTGGGAAATCGATGCGCAGGCGCTGACCAGCTTTGTCAATCCGAAGATGGCGCACATGCTCGGTTGCCAGATCGAGGACATGCTGGGCCAGCCGCTGGCCGCCTTCATGGATGACGAAGGGCGCGCCATCCTGGAGCGCAACATTGCGCGGCGCCAGGATGGCATCGCCGAGCGCCACGAATTCAAGTTCCTGCGGCGTGACGGCAGCACCTTGTGGGCCACCCTGGCCACCAATCCCATCTTCGATTCCAGCGGCACCTACCTGGGCGCGCTGGCGCTCGTCAGCGACATCACGGCCCAGCGCGCCGCGTCCGAGCGCATCTGGCGGCAAGCCAATTTCGATCCCTTGACGGGCTTGCCGAACCGCCACATGTTCCTCGACCGCTTGCAGCACGAGGCGCGCCACGCCAGCCGCGAAGGCGGTTGCCTGGCCCTGCTGTTCATCGACCTCGACCATTTCAAGCAGGTAAATGACCGCCTCGGCCACGAGAAGGGCGACATGCTGCTGCGCCAGGCGGCGCTGCGCATCAGCGAGCGCGTGCGCGCCACCGACACGGTAGCGCGCCTGGGCGGCGACGAATTCACCGTCATCCTGGCCGGCGTGGGGCAGTTGGGCGGCATCGAACGCGTGCTGCAGGAATTGACGACGGCGCTGGCCCTGCCTTTCGTGCTCGACGGCGACACGGCGCAAGTGTCGGCCAGCGTGGGCGTGGCGCTGTATCCGGCCGACGCCGAGGCAACGGAAACCTTGCTGCGGCATGCCGACCAGGCCATGTATGCGGCCAAGAGTGCGGGACGCAACGGTTACAGCTATTTCACGCCGGCCTTGCAGCAGGCGGCCGACCTGCGCCGCGCCACAGTGCGCGAGATGCGCCTGGCGCTGGCGCAGGAGCAGTTCGAAGTGCATTACCAGCCCATCATCCGCCTGTGCGATGGCGCGATCGAGCGGGCCGAGGCGCTGCTGCGCTGGCGCCATCCGCTGCGCGGCTTGCTCGTGCCCGCCGATTTCATCGCCTTTGCCGAGGCAAACGGCTTGATCATCGATATCGGCGAGTGGGTGTTTCAGCAGGTCGTGCGCCAGGCGCGCCAGTGGCAGGGCGAGCATGGCGGCCCGTTCCCGATCTGTATCAACAAGTCGCCCGCGGAATTTCGCTGCGATGCCGCGCTGTACCAGGACTGGGGCAATGCCCTGGCGCGGGCGGGCTTGGCGCCGGACGCCATCGTCATCGAAACAACGGAAGCCGTGCTGCTCGACAAGGCGCGCCAGGTGGGCGACCGCCTGCGCCAGTTCCGCGCCATGGGCCTGGCGCTGGCGCTCGACGATTTCGGCAGCGGCCAGGTATCGCTGGGATGCATCAAGAAGGCCGATATCGACTTTCTCAAGATCGACCGTTCGCTGGTCGGCGAACTGGGACGCGACGATGCCGGGCTGGGCTTGTGCGAGGCGATCATTGCACTGGCGCAGCGGCTGGGAGTGAAAGTCGTGGCCGAAGGCGTGGAGACGGCGTCGCAGCGCGATTTGCTGCGCGCCGCCGGCTGCGACTATGCGCAAGGATATTTCTTTTCCCGCGCGCTGCTGGCAGGGCAGATGGATGGCTTGCTGGCGGCTCAGCCGGCGGCTTGA
- a CDS encoding DUF3460 family protein, whose product MTHPLPYRCGGYVSEFTRFIDGYLRDHPEAQTSQRLGWRIYWERPVNFEEWRRAERDSVPEPPYHYD is encoded by the coding sequence ATGACTCATCCACTTCCCTACCGCTGCGGCGGCTATGTCTCGGAATTCACGCGCTTTATCGACGGCTATCTGCGCGACCATCCCGAAGCGCAAACCAGCCAGCGCCTGGGCTGGCGCATTTACTGGGAACGCCCCGTGAATTTCGAGGAATGGCGGCGCGCCGAACGCGATAGCGTGCCGGAGCCGCCCTACCACTACGACTAA
- the flgK gene encoding flagellar hook-associated protein FlgK: protein MSIISNALSGSIAAQAALNAASQNIANLQTAGYTRQGVLLSSLGAGAGVRSAGNGVEVSALLRFADAYKSQQMWRAASDQGARSQTQPYLTQLERVMGDDASSISNGIDGFFAALNASAVDPTSTPLRQQIVTSADAMAQRFNSISTVMGNQLLSVQQQRAAIVPQVNTTLANIAALNQRISTSTAAGTNVSSLMDARDQLIDGLASQMGIEVLDQPDGSRNIALKSGQPLVIGSLAGTMSSNMTNTGEQTLSLDFAKSSYKLDPVAIGGQMGGLGEFEQNTLKPLQQSLQDMATQLTNKVNAQLALGKTMAGTPGGPLLAYANGKLSITPGFNAKDLALSLTGQAGDSGNLQKLIEIKNQPITVSWVGSVLMSDADTQLVGKLGIYSQQNQALLKTANTVRAQAIDDWKSTSGVNKDEEAMSLVEFQNMYQANMKVISVANSLFDATLQMMG, encoded by the coding sequence ATGAGCATCATCAGCAATGCATTGTCAGGCAGCATCGCCGCCCAGGCCGCACTCAATGCGGCCAGCCAGAACATCGCCAACCTGCAAACGGCGGGCTATACGCGCCAGGGCGTGCTGTTGTCCTCGCTTGGTGCCGGCGCGGGCGTGCGCTCGGCCGGCAATGGGGTGGAAGTGTCCGCCCTGCTGCGCTTTGCCGATGCTTATAAAAGCCAGCAAATGTGGCGCGCAGCGTCCGACCAGGGCGCCCGTTCGCAGACCCAGCCTTACCTGACGCAGCTCGAGCGCGTGATGGGCGACGATGCTTCCAGCATCAGCAACGGCATCGACGGCTTTTTCGCCGCCCTCAACGCCTCGGCCGTCGACCCGACCTCGACGCCCCTGCGCCAGCAGATCGTCACCTCCGCCGACGCCATGGCGCAGCGCTTCAACAGCATCAGCACCGTCATGGGCAACCAGTTGCTGTCGGTGCAGCAGCAACGCGCAGCGATCGTGCCGCAAGTCAATACCACCCTGGCCAATATCGCCGCGCTGAACCAGCGCATCAGCACCTCCACCGCCGCCGGCACGAATGTGTCGTCGCTGATGGATGCGCGCGACCAGCTGATCGACGGCCTGGCCTCGCAAATGGGCATCGAGGTCCTCGACCAGCCGGACGGTTCGCGCAATATCGCGCTGAAGTCGGGCCAGCCGCTGGTGATCGGCAGCCTGGCCGGCACCATGAGCAGCAACATGACGAACACCGGCGAACAGACGCTGAGCCTTGATTTCGCCAAGTCCTCGTACAAGCTCGACCCGGTCGCTATCGGCGGGCAGATGGGCGGCCTGGGCGAGTTCGAGCAAAATACCCTGAAACCGCTGCAGCAGTCGCTGCAAGACATGGCCACCCAGTTGACCAACAAGGTCAACGCACAGCTGGCACTGGGCAAGACCATGGCCGGGACCCCAGGTGGTCCCCTGCTTGCCTACGCAAATGGCAAGCTGAGCATTACCCCCGGCTTCAACGCCAAGGACCTGGCCCTGTCGCTGACGGGCCAGGCCGGCGACAGCGGCAACTTGCAGAAATTAATCGAGATCAAGAATCAGCCGATCACCGTCAGCTGGGTCGGTTCTGTCCTCATGAGCGACGCGGATACGCAGCTGGTCGGCAAGCTGGGCATTTACAGCCAGCAGAACCAGGCCTTGCTGAAGACGGCCAACACGGTGCGCGCCCAAGCGATCGACGACTGGAAGTCCACCAGCGGCGTGAACAAGGATGAAGAAGCGATGAGCCTGGTCGAATTCCAGAATATGTATCAAGCAAACATGAAAGTCATTTCTGTGGCGAATAGCTTGTTTGACGCCACTTTGCAAATGATGGGTTAA